A genomic segment from Arcobacter sp. CECT 8986 encodes:
- a CDS encoding DedA family protein → MEDLIRDWGYIALFAYSFGGGFVGLVFAGVLSYTGDLNIYISMLVAGVSNFLGDQFLFTLARKNKFYAKDMMKKYGRKVALAHVMMRKYGSLVVFIQKYIYGIKTLIPLAMGITKYSSGKFIIYNIFATTLWTLIVGFASYTAGQYILSSAEEFKYIGLGIVAVILLLVSYLFRKI, encoded by the coding sequence TTGGAAGATTTGATTAGAGACTGGGGATATATAGCACTTTTTGCTTACTCTTTTGGTGGAGGATTTGTTGGACTTGTTTTTGCAGGAGTTTTATCTTATACAGGTGATTTAAATATTTATATTTCTATGCTTGTGGCTGGAGTTTCTAACTTTTTAGGAGACCAGTTTTTATTTACACTTGCAAGAAAAAATAAATTTTATGCAAAAGATATGATGAAAAAGTATGGAAGAAAAGTAGCTTTGGCTCATGTAATGATGAGAAAATATGGTTCTTTAGTTGTATTTATACAAAAATATATCTATGGAATAAAAACACTTATACCTTTAGCAATGGGAATTACAAAGTATTCAAGTGGTAAATTTATTATATATAATATATTTGCAACTACATTATGGACTTTAATTGTAGGATTTGCAAGTTATACTGCTGGACAATATATTTTAAGTAGTGCTGAAGAATTTAAATATATTGGATTAGGAATAGTTGCTGTTATACTTTTATTAGTATCTTATCTATTTAGAAAAATTTAG